Proteins encoded together in one Lysinibacillus sp. FSL K6-0232 window:
- the carA gene encoding glutamine-hydrolyzing carbamoyl-phosphate synthase small subunit: MKKRLLILEDGTVFTGTAFGSDRASQGEVVFTTGMTGYQESISDPSFYGQIVTITYPLVGNYGINRDDFESITPVIRGFVVRELAKTPSNFRCDLTVDDYLTSKDIPGIEGIDTRKLTRIIRSKGSVKAILTAADEEVNVDEIVAQLQATPAITHHVREVSPKAAYPSPGRGKRVVLIDYGMKHGILRELNKRDCDVLVVPYNTPAEEILAWHPDGIMLSNGPGNPDEVPEGIETVRNLIGKVPMFGICLGHQIFSLACGAKSFKLPFGHRGGNHPVKDLRTGRTDLTSQNHGYAIDIESLKDTDLELTHIALNDGTCEGVRHKKYPIFTVQYHPEASPGPEDSNHLFDEFIEMMEVEAGKGKQHA; this comes from the coding sequence ATGAAAAAACGTTTACTAATTTTAGAAGATGGCACAGTGTTTACAGGTACGGCATTCGGTAGTGATCGCGCTTCACAAGGTGAGGTTGTATTTACAACAGGTATGACGGGTTATCAGGAATCAATCTCTGATCCTTCATTTTACGGACAAATTGTTACTATCACATATCCATTAGTTGGGAATTACGGCATTAATCGTGATGATTTTGAATCTATTACACCTGTTATTCGTGGGTTTGTTGTACGTGAATTAGCCAAAACACCTTCCAACTTCCGCTGTGATTTAACGGTTGATGACTATTTAACATCAAAGGATATCCCAGGTATTGAAGGGATTGATACACGCAAATTAACACGTATTATTCGTAGTAAAGGATCAGTAAAAGCGATTTTAACGGCTGCTGATGAAGAAGTAAATGTGGATGAAATTGTGGCACAACTACAAGCAACACCAGCCATTACGCACCATGTACGTGAAGTATCGCCAAAAGCTGCCTATCCATCTCCTGGACGTGGTAAACGAGTTGTGCTAATTGATTATGGTATGAAGCACGGTATTCTTCGTGAATTAAATAAACGTGACTGTGATGTGCTTGTTGTGCCTTATAATACGCCTGCTGAGGAAATTTTAGCTTGGCATCCAGACGGCATTATGCTATCAAACGGACCAGGGAACCCTGACGAGGTGCCAGAAGGTATTGAAACAGTGCGCAATCTTATTGGGAAAGTACCAATGTTTGGCATTTGCTTAGGTCACCAAATCTTTTCATTAGCTTGTGGCGCAAAATCCTTCAAATTACCGTTTGGACACCGTGGTGGTAACCATCCTGTAAAAGATTTACGCACAGGTCGCACAGATTTAACATCTCAAAACCATGGCTATGCCATTGATATTGAATCATTAAAAGATACAGACTTAGAATTAACACATATCGCGTTAAATGACGGTACATGTGAGGGTGTACGTCATAAGAAATATCCAATTTTTACAGTGCAATATCATCCAGAAGCATCACCAGGACCAGAAGATTCAAACCACTTATTTGATGAATTCATCGAAATGATGGAAGTAGAAGCAGGGAAGGGGAAACAACATGCCTAA
- the pyrR gene encoding bifunctional pyr operon transcriptional regulator/uracil phosphoribosyltransferase PyrR: MAQNELLDGPSMTRALTRIAHEIIERNKGIDECILVGIKTRGAFLAKRLAQRIEKIEGQAIRTGELDITLYRDDLTTKHENEQAHVEQVDIDYTVKNQKIILVDDVLYTGRTVRAALDAVMDLGRPAQIQLAVLVDRGHRELPIRADYVGKNVPTSGSERIVVNLQEVDGEDCVIIYKEDER, translated from the coding sequence ATGGCACAAAATGAGTTATTAGATGGTCCGTCAATGACAAGAGCGTTAACGCGTATTGCCCATGAAATTATTGAACGCAATAAAGGAATTGATGAATGTATTCTCGTTGGTATTAAAACACGAGGTGCTTTTCTAGCCAAACGTCTAGCACAACGAATTGAAAAAATTGAAGGACAAGCGATTCGTACAGGCGAGCTTGATATTACGCTATATCGGGACGATTTAACAACAAAGCACGAAAATGAGCAAGCACATGTAGAGCAAGTGGATATTGATTATACCGTAAAAAATCAAAAAATTATTTTAGTGGATGATGTACTTTATACAGGGCGCACCGTTCGTGCAGCACTAGACGCTGTCATGGACTTAGGAAGACCTGCACAAATCCAATTGGCTGTGCTTGTGGATAGAGGGCATCGAGAGCTACCGATTCGAGCAGATTATGTAGGAAAGAATGTGCCGACTTCAGGCTCTGAGCGTATTGTTGTAAACTTGCAAGAAGTTGATGGAGAAGATTGCGTTATTATTTATAAAGAAGATGAACGATAA
- a CDS encoding aspartate carbamoyltransferase catalytic subunit, with protein MRNLLSMEHLTIEEIHHILDLAQAFENGEASSLSRKYNVANLFFEPSTRTKTSFEMAERKIGCTVIPFDAGFSSVTKGETMYDTVKTLEMIGLDAVVIRATEDEYYNELLNGINVAIINAGDGAGQHPSQSLLDLYTIKKEFGKFEGLNITIAGDISHSRVAKSNAVALQRLGANVHFLCPEEWAGSFEAHHSWDDLIEISDVIMLLRVQHERHKVNKSFSKESYHQEYGLTIEREQQMKESAIIMHPAPVNRDVEIASELVECERSRIFEQVRNGVYTRMAIIETILKERE; from the coding sequence ATGAGAAACTTATTATCGATGGAACATTTAACAATAGAGGAAATTCATCATATTCTTGACCTTGCACAAGCATTTGAAAACGGTGAAGCATCATCATTATCTCGTAAGTACAATGTAGCCAATTTATTTTTCGAACCAAGCACTCGTACAAAAACAAGCTTTGAAATGGCAGAGCGCAAAATTGGTTGTACCGTTATTCCTTTCGATGCCGGGTTTTCAAGTGTTACAAAGGGGGAAACGATGTATGATACGGTTAAAACACTAGAAATGATCGGCTTAGATGCCGTTGTTATTCGTGCAACAGAGGATGAATATTACAATGAGCTGCTAAACGGTATTAATGTAGCCATTATTAATGCGGGTGATGGTGCAGGTCAGCATCCTTCGCAATCATTATTGGACCTTTATACAATCAAAAAAGAGTTTGGTAAGTTTGAAGGATTGAATATTACTATTGCTGGCGATATATCCCATAGCCGTGTGGCAAAATCAAATGCAGTGGCATTGCAGCGCTTAGGTGCAAACGTCCACTTCCTATGTCCAGAAGAATGGGCAGGAAGTTTTGAGGCACATCATTCATGGGATGACTTAATCGAAATAAGTGATGTGATTATGTTACTACGTGTGCAGCATGAACGTCATAAAGTAAACAAAAGCTTTTCAAAAGAAAGCTACCATCAGGAATATGGTTTAACAATCGAACGAGAGCAACAAATGAAAGAATCCGCAATTATTATGCATCCAGCGCCTGTGAATCGCGATGTAGAAATTGCTTCTGAGCTAGTGGAGTGTGAACGGTCACGTATTTTCGAGCAAGTGCGAAATGGTGTTTACACACGAATGGCTATTATCGAAACTATTTTAAAGGAGAGAGAATAG
- the carB gene encoding carbamoyl-phosphate synthase large subunit, producing the protein MPKRTDIETILVIGSGPIVIGQAAEFDYAGTQACLSLKEEGYRVILINSNPATIMTDTEIADKVYIEPISLDFVSRILRKERPDAILPTLGGQTGLNMAIELDESGILDELGIEILGTKLEAIHKAEDRDLFRNLMYELGAPVPESDIIHNLDEAKSFVAKIGYPVIVRPAFTLGGTGGGICYNDQDLEEIVTSGLKYSPVTQCLLEKSIAGYKEIEYEVMRDAADNAIVVCNMENVDPVGIHTGDSIVVAPTQTLSDRENQMLRNISLDIIRALKIEGGCNVQLALDPYSFNYYVIEVNPRVSRSSALASKATGYPIAKLAAKIAVGLTLDEIKNPVTGSTYACFEPALDYIVAKIPRWPFDKFESAKRNLGTQMKATGEVMALGRTFEEAMLKAVRSLETGQVHLELKHAEDNSDAWVEKRIRKAGDERLFFIGEALRRGVTIEQIHEWSAIDLFFLNKFKNIIDMEQTLANNKNDKEVLRTAKRLGFADKKIAELWETTPEAIYAYRKEQGIIPVYKMVDTCAAEFASETPYFYGTYEEENESIKSDKPSVVVLGSGPIRIGQGVEFDYATVHSVWAIQEAGYEAIIINSNPETVSTDFSISDKLYFEPLTIEDVMHIIDLEQPIGVVVQFGGQTAINLADKLAANGVKILGTTLEDIDRAENRDKFEQALHELNIPQPKGETAVSTEEALAIGQRLGFPVLVRPSYVLGGRAMEIVYNEEELHHYMENAVEASPDHPVLVDRYLTGQEIEVDAICDGENVLIPGIMEHIERAGVHSGDSISVYPPQKLTQAQKDTLVDYTTRLAKGLGIIGLMNIQYVISQGDVFVIEVNPRSSRTVPFLSKITNIPMANIATKAILGKSIVEQGYPTGLAPEQNGVFVKVPVFSFAKLRRVDITLGPEMKSTGEVMGKDATLEKALYKGLVAAGMEIRTEGTVLFTVSDKDKEEAIALAKRFSTVGYRIVATEGTARSFEAAGVRTDVVGKIGAKGQTLIDLIQNGEAQLVVNTLTKGKQPARDGFRIRRESVENGVPCLTSLDTAEAMVRVIESMTFTAEQMPKAEVVH; encoded by the coding sequence ATGCCTAAACGTACAGATATTGAAACTATTTTAGTAATCGGCTCAGGCCCAATCGTTATCGGACAAGCAGCAGAATTTGACTATGCAGGAACACAAGCTTGTCTTTCCTTAAAAGAAGAAGGCTACCGTGTTATTTTAATCAATTCAAACCCTGCAACAATTATGACAGATACAGAAATTGCAGATAAAGTCTATATCGAGCCAATTTCACTTGATTTCGTATCACGTATTTTACGTAAAGAACGTCCAGATGCTATTTTACCGACACTTGGTGGACAAACAGGCTTAAATATGGCCATTGAATTAGATGAATCAGGTATTTTAGACGAGCTCGGCATTGAAATTCTTGGGACAAAATTAGAGGCAATTCATAAAGCGGAAGACCGTGATTTATTCCGTAATTTAATGTACGAGCTAGGTGCGCCAGTACCTGAATCTGATATTATCCATAACTTAGATGAAGCAAAAAGCTTTGTTGCAAAAATCGGCTATCCTGTAATTGTTCGTCCAGCATTTACGCTTGGCGGTACAGGCGGTGGTATTTGTTATAATGATCAAGATTTAGAGGAAATCGTAACATCTGGTCTAAAATATTCGCCAGTAACACAGTGTCTTCTTGAAAAATCAATCGCAGGCTATAAAGAGATTGAATATGAGGTAATGCGTGATGCGGCTGACAATGCCATTGTTGTATGTAATATGGAAAACGTTGACCCAGTAGGTATTCATACAGGTGATTCCATTGTAGTTGCCCCAACACAAACATTATCAGATCGTGAAAACCAAATGCTACGCAATATTTCATTAGATATTATTCGTGCATTAAAAATCGAAGGTGGCTGTAACGTTCAGCTAGCACTTGATCCATATAGCTTTAATTACTATGTAATCGAAGTAAACCCACGTGTATCACGTTCATCTGCATTAGCATCTAAAGCGACAGGCTATCCAATTGCGAAGCTAGCTGCTAAAATTGCTGTTGGTTTAACATTAGATGAAATTAAAAACCCTGTAACAGGCTCAACATATGCATGCTTCGAGCCTGCACTGGACTATATTGTAGCGAAAATTCCACGCTGGCCGTTCGATAAATTTGAATCAGCGAAACGTAATCTTGGTACACAAATGAAGGCAACTGGTGAGGTAATGGCACTAGGTCGTACATTTGAGGAAGCAATGTTAAAGGCTGTACGTTCATTGGAAACAGGTCAAGTACACTTAGAGCTAAAACATGCTGAAGATAACTCAGATGCTTGGGTTGAAAAGCGTATACGTAAAGCTGGGGATGAGCGTTTATTCTTTATTGGTGAAGCATTACGCCGCGGTGTTACAATTGAACAAATTCATGAATGGTCGGCAATTGACTTATTCTTCTTAAATAAATTTAAAAATATCATTGATATGGAGCAAACACTTGCTAACAATAAAAATGATAAAGAAGTATTACGTACAGCAAAACGTTTAGGCTTTGCTGATAAGAAAATTGCAGAACTTTGGGAAACAACACCAGAAGCGATTTATGCTTATCGTAAAGAGCAAGGCATTATTCCTGTCTATAAAATGGTTGATACATGTGCAGCGGAATTTGCTTCAGAAACACCATATTTCTATGGCACATATGAGGAAGAAAATGAATCCATTAAATCAGATAAGCCTTCTGTTGTGGTGCTTGGTTCAGGTCCAATCCGTATCGGTCAAGGGGTAGAATTCGACTATGCAACTGTCCACTCTGTATGGGCGATTCAAGAAGCTGGCTATGAAGCGATTATTATTAACTCAAATCCAGAAACGGTATCAACAGACTTCTCGATTTCAGATAAATTATACTTTGAGCCATTAACAATCGAGGATGTTATGCATATTATTGACCTAGAGCAACCGATTGGTGTTGTTGTGCAATTCGGTGGTCAAACAGCGATTAATCTTGCAGATAAATTAGCTGCCAATGGCGTGAAAATTTTAGGCACAACATTAGAAGATATTGACCGTGCAGAAAACCGTGATAAATTTGAGCAAGCTTTACATGAGTTAAATATTCCTCAACCAAAAGGAGAAACAGCAGTTTCGACAGAGGAAGCTCTTGCTATTGGTCAACGTTTAGGGTTCCCAGTGCTTGTTCGTCCTTCTTATGTACTTGGTGGACGTGCAATGGAGATTGTCTACAATGAAGAAGAGCTTCACCATTATATGGAGAACGCGGTAGAAGCATCACCAGATCATCCAGTGCTAGTAGACCGTTACTTAACAGGTCAAGAAATTGAAGTAGATGCAATTTGTGATGGTGAAAATGTATTAATTCCGGGGATTATGGAGCATATCGAGCGTGCAGGGGTTCACTCTGGTGACTCTATCTCTGTCTATCCTCCACAAAAGCTGACACAGGCACAAAAAGATACACTAGTGGATTATACAACTCGCCTTGCGAAAGGTCTTGGCATTATTGGCTTAATGAACATTCAATATGTTATTTCACAAGGAGATGTATTTGTTATAGAGGTGAACCCACGTTCATCACGTACAGTACCATTCTTAAGTAAAATTACGAATATCCCAATGGCGAACATTGCGACAAAAGCGATTCTTGGCAAGTCTATTGTTGAGCAAGGCTACCCAACAGGCTTAGCTCCTGAGCAAAATGGTGTCTTTGTGAAAGTACCAGTGTTCTCATTTGCAAAATTACGCCGTGTAGATATTACACTCGGCCCTGAAATGAAATCGACAGGGGAAGTAATGGGGAAAGATGCAACATTAGAAAAGGCTCTTTATAAAGGCTTAGTAGCAGCTGGTATGGAAATTCGTACAGAAGGTACAGTATTGTTTACGGTGTCCGATAAAGATAAGGAAGAAGCAATTGCACTAGCAAAACGTTTCTCAACAGTTGGCTATCGCATTGTAGCTACTGAAGGTACAGCGCGCAGCTTTGAAGCAGCAGGTGTACGCACAGATGTTGTTGGCAAAATCGGGGCAAAAGGGCAAACATTAATTGACCTTATCCAAAACGGTGAAGCTCAGCTTGTTGTCAACACATTAACAAAAGGTAAGCAGCCAGCGCGTGATGGCTTCCGAATCCGTCGTGAGTCTGTAGAAAATGGTGTGCCTTGTCTGACATCTCTAGATACAGCAGAAGCAATGGTACGTGTTATTGAATCGATGACATTTACAGCAGAACAAATGCCAAAAGCGGAGGTAGTACACTAA
- the lspA gene encoding signal peptidase II: MYKYYGFAAFVILLDQWTKWLVVKNMAYGERIALWDPWFGILSHRNRGAAWGMLEGQIWLFSIVTVVVICAILYFYHKEAKGKPLFQVGLMLLLGGAIGNFIDRLFRGEVVDFADVFIPIINYDFPIFNVADAALTIAVVLLMIGLIVEDKKEKKQVKQ; this comes from the coding sequence GTGTATAAATATTATGGATTTGCTGCTTTTGTTATTTTACTCGATCAATGGACAAAATGGCTCGTTGTCAAAAATATGGCGTATGGGGAGCGCATTGCGCTATGGGACCCATGGTTTGGCATTTTATCTCATCGCAATCGAGGAGCAGCATGGGGAATGCTGGAGGGACAAATATGGTTGTTTAGTATCGTAACCGTTGTCGTTATATGTGCGATTCTCTACTTTTATCATAAAGAAGCAAAAGGTAAACCACTTTTTCAGGTTGGCTTAATGCTATTGTTAGGTGGCGCGATTGGCAACTTTATTGATCGTTTATTTAGAGGTGAAGTGGTTGATTTTGCAGATGTTTTCATTCCTATTATTAACTATGACTTCCCTATTTTTAATGTAGCAGATGCTGCGTTAACAATAGCTGTTGTACTGCTAATGATTGGCTTAATCGTGGAAGATAAAAAAGAAAAGAAACAGGTGAAACAATGA
- a CDS encoding dihydroorotase translates to MAKVLRNVQMVNEQGELQTVNIAMANGKITAIGQDVSVADAEIIEGNGFIVAPGFVDVHTHLREPGFEHKETIATGSASAAKGGFTTICAMPNTKPVPDSVENMQLINGLIQESAVIRVLPYGSLTKDISGEVRTNIEQLKAHGAVAFSDDGVGIQLAATMYEQMKDAAEHDMVVVAHCEDNSLIYDGVMHEGKRNKELGLPGIPSICESVQIARDVLLAEAAGARYHVCHVSTKESVRAVRDAKAAGIRVTAEVCPHHLLLEEMDIPADDANWKMNPPLRAADDKDSLHAALLDGTIDCIATDHAPHTVEEKCCGMVGAPFGIVGFETAFPLLYTQFVETGKWSLKQLIDWMTVKAAAIFDLPYGTLAVGASADMVLIDLEKEQTVNAEGFVSKGRNTPFNGWVAKGWPVVTIFEGNIVYQEAE, encoded by the coding sequence ATGGCAAAGGTACTTCGAAATGTGCAAATGGTAAATGAGCAAGGTGAGCTACAAACAGTTAATATCGCTATGGCGAATGGCAAGATTACAGCAATTGGACAGGACGTTTCTGTAGCGGATGCTGAAATTATTGAAGGGAACGGATTTATTGTTGCGCCAGGTTTTGTTGATGTACATACACATTTACGTGAGCCAGGCTTTGAGCATAAAGAAACAATTGCAACAGGGTCAGCATCAGCAGCAAAAGGAGGCTTTACAACAATTTGTGCAATGCCAAATACAAAACCAGTACCAGACTCTGTTGAAAATATGCAGCTGATTAATGGGCTTATTCAGGAAAGTGCTGTTATTCGCGTATTGCCATATGGCTCTCTTACAAAGGATATTTCAGGTGAGGTGCGTACAAATATTGAGCAATTAAAAGCACATGGCGCTGTTGCGTTTTCAGACGATGGTGTAGGCATTCAGCTTGCGGCTACAATGTATGAGCAAATGAAAGATGCAGCGGAGCATGATATGGTTGTTGTGGCACATTGTGAAGATAATTCATTAATTTATGATGGTGTCATGCATGAAGGTAAGCGTAATAAGGAGCTTGGGCTTCCAGGTATCCCTTCCATTTGTGAGTCAGTACAAATCGCACGAGATGTTTTATTAGCGGAGGCAGCAGGTGCACGCTACCATGTTTGTCATGTGTCAACAAAAGAATCTGTACGTGCAGTAAGAGATGCAAAGGCAGCAGGGATTCGTGTCACAGCAGAGGTTTGTCCGCACCACTTATTGCTAGAGGAAATGGATATTCCAGCAGATGATGCAAACTGGAAAATGAACCCGCCATTACGTGCAGCTGATGATAAGGATTCCCTGCATGCCGCACTACTTGATGGCACAATTGACTGTATTGCAACAGACCATGCACCACATACGGTTGAGGAAAAATGCTGTGGTATGGTTGGTGCACCATTTGGCATCGTTGGCTTTGAAACAGCCTTCCCACTGCTTTATACACAATTTGTAGAAACAGGAAAATGGTCATTAAAGCAATTAATCGATTGGATGACTGTAAAAGCAGCAGCTATTTTTGACCTTCCATACGGCACATTAGCGGTAGGTGCTTCGGCTGATATGGTGTTAATTGATCTTGAAAAAGAGCAAACAGTTAATGCAGAGGGCTTTGTATCAAAAGGGCGCAATACACCATTCAATGGTTGGGTAGCGAAAGGCTGGCCAGTAGTAACAATTTTTGAAGGCAATATCGTATATCAGGAGGCAGAGTAA
- a CDS encoding RluA family pseudouridine synthase has protein sequence MTQVTYTIEEQQQGERIDKALSSLQSEWSRTQIGNWISDGAIKVNGDAVKAKYKVKAGDLIVIDVPEVEELDVVAENLALDIVYEDADVLVVNKPKGMVVHPAPGHMTGTLVNGLMAHCQDLSGINGVMRPGIVHRIDKDTSGLLMVAKNDVAHESLVNQLVNKTVTRKYTALVHGHIAHDKGTIDAPIARDPKDRQKQAVVDQGKHAITHFQVIERFGDYTLVECRLETGRTHQIRVHMNYIGFPLVGDPKYGPKKTLDFGGQVLHAGVLGFDHPVSGEYLEFEAPLPADYEQLLKDLRNRH, from the coding sequence ATGACGCAAGTAACATATACAATTGAAGAACAGCAACAAGGAGAGCGCATTGATAAGGCACTCTCAAGTCTACAGTCAGAATGGTCACGTACGCAAATAGGGAACTGGATTAGTGATGGAGCTATTAAAGTAAATGGCGATGCTGTTAAGGCAAAATATAAGGTTAAAGCTGGTGACCTCATTGTTATTGATGTACCAGAAGTTGAAGAATTGGATGTTGTCGCAGAAAACTTAGCGTTGGATATTGTTTATGAGGATGCAGATGTGCTTGTTGTGAATAAACCAAAGGGCATGGTGGTACATCCAGCACCAGGACATATGACAGGTACGCTAGTAAATGGACTAATGGCGCATTGTCAAGATTTATCAGGGATTAATGGTGTAATGCGACCTGGTATTGTGCATCGTATTGATAAGGATACATCAGGCTTATTAATGGTGGCAAAAAACGATGTAGCCCATGAATCCTTAGTGAATCAGTTAGTCAATAAAACAGTCACTCGTAAATATACAGCGCTTGTACATGGACATATTGCACATGATAAAGGAACAATTGATGCACCAATTGCACGTGACCCAAAAGACCGTCAAAAACAGGCTGTTGTTGATCAGGGCAAGCATGCTATTACACATTTCCAAGTGATTGAGCGCTTTGGCGATTATACGCTTGTGGAGTGCCGTTTAGAAACAGGACGTACACACCAAATTCGTGTACATATGAATTATATTGGCTTCCCGCTTGTAGGTGATCCAAAATATGGTCCGAAAAAAACACTTGATTTTGGTGGACAAGTGCTGCATGCGGGTGTTTTAGGGTTTGACCATCCTGTATCTGGTGAATATCTGGAATTTGAAGCGCCACTTCCTGCTGATTATGAGCAATTATTAAAGGATTTACGAAATAGGCATTGA
- a CDS encoding dihydroorotate dehydrogenase electron transfer subunit has product MICQEKMTVVSQKQIATNIFELTLRGELVQDMTPGQFVHVKVSDSLEPLLRRPISIANIDKANSEFTMIYRAEGRGTKVLATNREGQQVNVLGPIGNGFPIDAVQEGGTALLVGGGIGVPPLYELSKQLNARGVKTIHVLGFQTEDVCFYEDEFNALGETHYVTVDGSKGTKGFVTNVLESRAPEFDIFYSCGPLPMLKALESFYPEKEGYLSFEERMGCGIGACFACVCQTTDQIDKDYVKVCSDGPVFPKGTVAL; this is encoded by the coding sequence ATGATATGTCAAGAGAAAATGACGGTCGTTTCTCAAAAGCAAATTGCGACAAACATTTTCGAACTGACACTTCGTGGGGAACTGGTTCAGGATATGACTCCTGGCCAGTTTGTCCATGTCAAGGTGTCAGATTCATTGGAGCCGCTTTTACGTCGACCAATTAGTATTGCAAATATTGATAAAGCCAATAGCGAATTTACGATGATTTATCGTGCAGAAGGGCGCGGTACAAAAGTGTTAGCAACAAATCGTGAGGGTCAGCAGGTCAATGTGCTTGGACCAATCGGTAATGGCTTCCCTATAGACGCAGTGCAAGAGGGAGGCACAGCACTACTAGTAGGTGGTGGTATCGGTGTACCGCCATTATATGAGCTATCTAAACAGCTTAATGCACGTGGTGTAAAAACAATCCATGTATTAGGCTTCCAAACAGAGGATGTATGCTTTTATGAGGATGAGTTTAATGCGCTTGGCGAAACACATTATGTGACAGTGGATGGCTCTAAAGGGACAAAGGGCTTTGTGACAAATGTATTAGAATCGCGTGCCCCAGAGTTCGATATCTTTTATTCCTGTGGACCATTGCCAATGCTCAAGGCATTAGAAAGCTTTTATCCAGAAAAAGAGGGTTATTTATCATTTGAAGAGCGTATGGGCTGTGGAATTGGCGCTTGCTTTGCTTGTGTTTGTCAAACAACAGATCAGATTGATAAAGACTATGTGAAAGTATGCTCTGATGGTCCAGTCTTCCCGAAAGGTACGGTGGCACTATGA
- a CDS encoding solute carrier family 23 protein: MSNAVLDIKDKPNALQLVTLSFQHMFAMFGSTILVPQLVGLSPAIALLTSGIATLFFLLITKFQVPAYLGSSFAFIAPILLVAGGLNADGSSVNPGHAMIGAMAVGVTYGIVSLVIWKSGYKWIMKILPPIVVGPVIMVIGLGLSGTAVDMAMNVDGQYSFLHFSAALVTVFTAIIFTISFKGILSTMPILIGLIVGYIYSMIIGIVDYTPIAAAKFFAIPDFLIPGVHYEFEVTTKILLTMVPIVIVTISEHIGHQLVLGKVVERDYIKEPGLHRSLLGDGLGTFISALIGGPPKTTYGENIGVLAITRVYSIYVIAGAAIVAILLSFFGKAMAVIATIPTAVLGGVSILLFGIIAASGLRMLVDNHIDFGNSRNLVIASVILVIGIGGAKFVISESLSIEGMALAAIIGVLLNAVLPGKQEAAIPVQDNQHKNS, translated from the coding sequence ATGTCAAATGCAGTGTTAGATATTAAGGATAAACCAAACGCACTCCAACTGGTGACATTAAGCTTCCAGCATATGTTTGCCATGTTTGGCTCAACCATTTTAGTGCCACAGCTCGTTGGCTTAAGCCCAGCTATTGCGTTATTAACAAGTGGAATTGCTACGCTTTTCTTCCTATTAATTACGAAATTTCAAGTGCCTGCGTATTTAGGATCATCCTTTGCATTTATTGCACCAATTTTGCTTGTAGCAGGTGGTTTAAATGCAGATGGCTCTAGTGTAAATCCGGGACACGCCATGATTGGTGCGATGGCTGTTGGGGTTACATATGGAATTGTATCCTTAGTTATTTGGAAAAGTGGCTATAAATGGATAATGAAAATTTTACCGCCAATTGTAGTAGGGCCAGTTATTATGGTAATTGGTCTTGGACTATCAGGCACAGCTGTAGATATGGCAATGAACGTTGATGGTCAATATAGCTTTTTACACTTTTCTGCTGCATTAGTTACTGTTTTTACAGCCATTATTTTTACGATTTCCTTCAAAGGTATTTTAAGCACAATGCCAATTTTAATTGGTTTAATCGTAGGCTATATTTACTCCATGATCATTGGCATTGTAGATTATACACCAATTGCTGCTGCAAAATTTTTTGCCATCCCTGATTTCTTAATACCAGGTGTGCATTATGAATTTGAAGTGACAACCAAAATTTTGCTGACAATGGTACCAATTGTTATTGTTACAATTTCAGAGCATATCGGTCACCAGCTTGTATTAGGAAAAGTTGTGGAGCGTGATTATATTAAAGAACCTGGTTTACACCGCTCACTGCTTGGGGACGGGCTTGGTACATTTATTAGTGCGCTTATTGGTGGTCCACCAAAAACAACGTATGGTGAAAATATTGGTGTCCTAGCAATTACGCGTGTGTACAGTATCTACGTTATTGCAGGTGCAGCGATTGTGGCAATTTTACTATCATTCTTCGGAAAAGCTATGGCCGTAATTGCAACAATTCCAACTGCGGTACTTGGTGGCGTATCTATCTTACTATTTGGTATTATTGCAGCAAGTGGTTTACGCATGCTAGTAGATAATCATATTGATTTTGGCAATAGCCGTAACCTAGTGATTGCATCGGTTATTTTAGTTATCGGTATTGGCGGTGCAAAGTTTGTGATTTCAGAATCATTGAGCATTGAGGGCATGGCACTAGCAGCGATTATCGGTGTGCTATTGAATGCTGTTTTGCCAGGCAAACAAGAAGCGGCAATACCTGTACAAGACAATCAACATAAAAATTCATAG